The window ATATCGAGAAGCTCACACCGGCCTCGAAGAGCGAGACGTCGATCAGCTGGCCTTCGCCCGTTGTTTCGCGCACCCGTAGCGCAGAGACGGCAGCCAGCGCACCGTACATCGCGCACACGAGGTCGCACATCGGCACACCGATCTTCACCGGACCGCCACCTTCCTCGCCCGTGATGCTCATGAGACCACTCATTGCCTGCGCCATGATGTCGAGACCCGGCAAGGCACCATACGGACCGTCTTGCCCCCAACCGGAGGCTACGACGTAGATCAAGCGCGGATTGATCGCACGCAAGCGCTCGTAATCAAGCCCGAGTCCGCGCATCGTCCCAGGACGCAGATTCTCGACGACGATGTCGGTGCGAGCAACCAGCTTGCGAAAGATGTCTTTGCCTTCTTCCGTCTTGAGGTCGAGCGCGAGGCTGCGCTTGTTTCGGTTGATGCGCAAAAAATTTGCACCCTCCCCATCGACGAAGGGCCCGCCTTGACGCGACATGTCGCCGCCGTCGGGATTCTCTACCTTCACGACGTCTGCGCCCAGATCCGCGAGCTGCATCCCGCAGAACGGACCCGCCATATAGTTGCCGACCTCGAGCACCCGAATACCGGTCAGCGGAGGAGCTTGCGTCATCCGTTTCATTTCGTCAATCGCCATCCGGCGGCATTCCACGTGGGCGAGAAAGCGCTCGGCGCGAAGCCGGCAAGTCGTTTGTCGTACGCGTAGACGTAGGATGGATTGAAGAGGTAGATGATCGGCACTGCGTCGGCGACGGCTCGCTCGATCTGCGCGTAAATCACCTTCCGGCGCGCCACGCTCACGTTGATGAGCGCTTCTTGCTCCAAACCGTCGACGTGTGCGTCGCACCAGCGTGCGTAGTTTGCGACGCCGTTGCAGCGAAAAAGAAAACTGTCGTCCGGATCGACTCCGACGGGAAACGGAACGTATGCGAGATCGAACTTCCCCGAAGCGAGTATCCCGGTTTGCGGCAAGAACAGCTGAGCGTTCGAGATCGACTTAATCGTAACGTCGATTCCGCGAATGCGTAGCTCGGCTTGAATGAACGTTGCGGCTGCGACGCCGGTGCGCGTTTCCGGAAACTGAACGTACACGAGCGCAAGCTTCTTACCGTCCTTCTCGCGCATCCCGTCGCGTCCACGCAGCCACCCTGCCTCATCGAACATACGATCCGCAGCAATCGGGTCGTACGCCGGCTCGTGCACGGACGGATCGCGCGCCCACGAGTAGAGCGGCTGGATCGTGTCGATTACCGGATAACGTCCGAACGTGATTTTCTGACTGATGGCTTGCCGGTTGATCGACGCCGCGAGTGCGCGACGAACGCGCACGTCATCGAGCGGCGGATGCGTCGTATTGATGACGATGCCGGCCACCAGCGCGAGCGGTACGTAGCGAAACGTGATGTAAGGCTGATGTTCGACGATCGCTTGTTGATCCGGTGCAATGAGATTCCAGTCGATGCTGCCGGATTGCAAGAGCGTAAGATTCGTTCCGGGATCCGGGACAATGCCGACGTTGAGGCGCTTGGTCGCGGGCTCGCCGCGCCAATAGCGTGGATTGCTGACGTATTCCAAACGCTCGCCGCGCTGCCACGAAACGAACAGATAGGGTCCGTTACCGATCGGATGGTCGTTGAACGACGAGCGCTCGAGTGAATTCTCGTGGATCAAGAGATGCGCGGGCAGGACGAATTGCGAGGATGCACCGACGGTGAAAAACGAAACGACCGCCGGCGCCCAGGCGCTCTTGAGTCGCACAACGACGGTTTGTGCGTCGACTGCATACGCGCTGGCGATTCGATCGTAGCCTTCGCGCGAACGAACCGGATTGTGCGGATTGCCGATCGCTTGGAGCGTAAAGAGCACGTCGGAAGACGTGACGGGCACACCGTCGCTCCACCTGACGTTAGGCCGCAATCTGTAGACGATCGTGCGTCCGTCGCGCGAGAGCCCGCCGTTCTGCAAGGTAGGGATGACCGAAAGCAACGCTGGGACGAGGTGCCCGTGTTCATCCACATCGATGAACGGTTCGAACACCAGCCGCGCTAGCTGGGCTTCAACGGAGGCGGCATCCGGATGCGCGAAGAGCGGATTGAGATTCGCCGGATCTGCGGCGATGTCGAAGCGCACCACCGGAGCCGGAGCAGCCGCACCGAGCGTCAAGAATGCCAGCACGAAAACAAGTAGAGCGACCCTCTTCATCAGGCCGCGTTTCGCACGAGCGCCTGACGCTTCCGCTGAAAGGCCCCGGCGGCGAACCGATCGACCTTCGTCGCACCTTGTGCTCGCACGGATTCGTCGAGCTTGCGCCCAGCGTCCCCGACGACGACTACCGCGGGATGACGACGACCCTCGCGCTGCGTCACGGCGCACGGACGATACATTTCTTCGAGGCCTCGCCGGGCACACTTGCGATCGACGTCGCCGGTCCGCGTCCGAGCGCAAAAACAAGCGACGAAATTGAGCGCGCGGTTCACGTCATGCTCGCGCTGGACGACAATCTTTCGCCGTTTTACGCGCTCCTGGCGGGCGATCCGATCTTAGAATGGGCAACAAAAGGCGCAGGCCGGTTATATCGGAGCCTAACGGCGTTCGAGGACGTCATTAAAACAATCCTTACGACGAATTGCGCGTGGTCGGCGACGATTCGCATGAACAACGCCCTCGTGCAGCACCTCGGCGCGGAAGCGCCGGGCGGCGCCCACGCCTTTCCGACGCCGCAAGAAATGGGGGGCGCCCCGCTATCGTTCTACAAAGACGTTGCGCGGGCCGGCTATCGCGGTCCGTATCTTCGCTCGCTCGCGAAATCGGTTGCAAGCGGGGAGATCGATCTCGAAGCGTTACGCGCTGCGGATCGCACGGTGCTTGATGACGAGGCGCTGGAGAAACAGCTGCGAGCTTTACCGGGCGTCGGACCGTATGCGGCCGCACACATTATGATGCTGTTCGGACGGCGGCACCGGCTCGTCCTCGATTCCGCGACGCGCCCACGCTACGCGAAGCTGACCGGGCGAAAAACGAAAGACTCGACGATCGTTCGAAAGTTCGCTCGCTATCGAAATGACGCAGGACTCGCATTCTGGCTCTACATAACCCGGCATTGGATAAAAGAATGAACGCATACGAAACATTTCTCCAGCTTCATCACGGCAAAGAAGCTTTCGTCATGCCGAACGCATGGGACGGCGCATCGGCCGCATTATTAAAACGCTCCGGATTTCTTGCGCTCGGCAGCACCTCGGCGGGAATTGCGTTCGCGCTCGGACGGCAAGATGGACGTCACGCCGTTTCGCTCGAGGAAGCAATCGACAACGCAAAACTTCTGTTTCGTGCGAGCGGCCTTCCGATCAACGGTGACTTGGAAGATGGATTCGGCCCGAGTCCGGATGATTGCGTGCGAACCGTACAAGCTGCAATAGACGCGGGTCTCGGCGGCGTCGGCATCGAGGATACGACGGCGGATCCGAACGCACCGATTCACGGCTTCGACGCAGCCGTAGCGCGCATTCGCGCCGCTGCCAAAGCGGCGCACGGCAAGATCGTGCTGACTGGCCGCACCGACAACTACCTCAACGGTCGCGAGGATCTCGACGACACGATTCGCCGCCTCGTTGCATTTGCGGAAGCCGGCGCCGACGTGCTCTATGCGCCTGCGCTGCCGGATATGGACGCAATCAAAAAAGTCATCGCGGCCGTGGCACCAAAACCGGTCAACGTTCTGATTGGCCCGGGAACCGGTATCGTTCCGGTCAGCGAACTTTCAGCCGCAAGCGTAAAACGCATCAGCCTCGGCGGCGCACTCTATCGCGTCGCAATGTCGGCGCTCGTCGACAGCGCAAAAGCGATGCTCGCGGGCAATCTCAAACCTGCAACGACCGGCATCCCGTTCGGTGAGATTAGCGCGCTCTTTCCGAATCGGTGACGTGCGCGCCGATTTTCACCTCGGCATGGCCGACGCTGCCGTCGGGGCGAGAATGGCGCTCGATTTCGGTTGCCTCGAAAACCGTCTCCATGAAATCGATCAATTTGACGGGTCGGCTATTCGGCTGGCTGGAAGCTCATGAATAAACAGCCGCAGGTCTGGGCATAATATCGAACGAATCGACTCTATCAGCCATGATTAGCACCGCTCTGTTCGGAAACTCCGAACTGGACGAACTCGACGTCCGGCTTTTGGACGCGCTCCAAAGAAATGCCCGCTCAACCTACGCCGAGCTGGGCCAGATCGTTGGCCTCAAGCCCCCCGCCGTTCACGAGCGGGTGAAGCGTCTGGAGACCCGGGGCTACGTCCGCGGGTACGGGGCCCGCCTCGACGGCCGGCTGCTCGGCCTCGAGCTGATGGCCTTCATCGGCTGCTATTCGACCCCCGATGCCAACTACGACGTGCTGGTAGCCGACCTGGCCGCCCTCCCGGAAGTCTGCGAAGTCCACAGCGTGGCGGGCGAGGAGAGCTTCATCATCAAGACGGTGACGCGCTCGACCGCGCACCTCGACGATTTGCTCGGACGACTCAAGCGCATCGCCGGCGTCGCCCGCACCAAAACGACGGTCGTTCTTTCCACGCCCTTCGAGCGCGGCGGGATTGCGGTGAGCGTATCATGATCGCCGCGGCACCCGGCGTTTCCAAAAGCTGCCGCTACGGGACGCATCGCGTCCTGGAGCCGGCCGGCGCGTTGCCCCAGGCGGCGTGGCGTCTCGACAACACGCCCATTGCGCGCGAAAACGAGATCCTGTGCGGCGTCGACGCGCTGTCGATCGACTCTGCAAGCTTCCGGCAAATGCGCGAAGCCGCAGGCGACGATCCAACCAAGGTCGGCGACGCGATCATAGAAACCGTCGCGACGCGCGGCAAGCAGCACAATCCCGTCACGGGCAGTGGTGGGATGTTCGTCGGTCGTGTTCTGGACGTCGGCACGAACCTTGCCGATGGTTGCGAAGTCCATGTCGGCGATCGCATCGCGTCGCTCGTTTCGCTCACGCTCACGCCGCTCTCGCTCGAGCGCATTCGCAACATCGATCTGAAGACGGCGCGCGTCGACGTCGACGGTCGCGCGATTCTGTTTGCGTGCGCGCACTTCGCCCGGCTCCCCGAGGATATTCCGACCGGCGTTGCGCTCGCCGTCCTCGACGTCGCGGGTGCGCCCGCCCAAGTTCGGCGGCTTGCGCAGCCGGGGTCGACGGTCGTCGTCATCGGCGCCGACGGCAAATCCGGACTGCTCGCCTGCGCGCAAGCCAAGGCACGCGCCGGTTCGACCGGCCGGGTCATCGGAATTGCGCCCGACGCCGAATCCCCCGGAGCGCGGCTTTTGCGCTCGCTGAACTTGGTCGACGACTTCATCGAAGCCGATGCCCGAAAGCCGGGTTCCCTACTCGCAGTTCTGCCCGACCGCATCCCTGGGCTGGCCGACCTCGTTGTTAACTGCGTGAACGTGCCCGGTACCGAGCAAGCCTCGATCCTGTGCGCGCGAGACGAGGGGACCGTTTATTTCTTTTCGATGTGCACGTCGTTCACCGCAGCAGCGCTCGGAGCTGAAGGCGTCGGCAAAGACGTCACCATGATCGTCGGCAACGGGTACACCAAAGGGCACGCGGAGCTCGCGCTCAACACCTTGCGCGCAAATCGTCTGCTGCTCGATTACTTCACGGAGACGTACGGCAAGTCAGCATGATCTCACTCGATCGCCCAGTTCAGTCACTCGAGCACCGAGAGCTTCTCGGCGGTGAGTTTTGGCGCGCCGTCCCTAAATATCGCGAGGTCGACGAAGCGACATTTCTCGATCACGTCTGGCAAGGCCGCAATTCCGTCAAGACGCCGGAAGAGTTGCTCGAAACGATCAAAGGCCACGCGCCGCCTGCCTTCATCGAAGATGCCCGCGCCGGATTTGCGCTCGCACCGATGGCCGTGCGGGTTTCGCCGTACATGCTCTCGCTGATCGATTGGAACGATCCGTACAACGATCCGATTCGCCGGCAGTTTATTCCGCTC of the Candidatus Baltobacteraceae bacterium genome contains:
- a CDS encoding CaiB/BaiF CoA-transferase family protein; protein product: MTQAPPLTGIRVLEVGNYMAGPFCGMQLADLGADVVKVENPDGGDMSRQGGPFVDGEGANFLRINRNKRSLALDLKTEEGKDIFRKLVARTDIVVENLRPGTMRGLGLDYERLRAINPRLIYVVASGWGQDGPYGALPGLDIMAQAMSGLMSITGEEGGGPVKIGVPMCDLVCAMYGALAAVSALRVRETTGEGQLIDVSLFEAGVSFSIYEAAKYFTTGEIPRRHGSAHQTNAVYQALRSSDGYFTVGANSEKNWSAFCKVLGLEHLINDPRYAGPHLRREHLAELVPPIEAVTTTKPSHSWVDELQKAGVPCSLLQNYDQVFNDPHLLARDYFVDAPHTKVGPVRQLGSPMRFSESPVQIKRAGPLLGEDTADVLGELGFDNQAITKMSERGVVGLACVLS
- a CDS encoding peptide ABC transporter substrate-binding protein, whose translation is MKRVALLVFVLAFLTLGAAAPAPVVRFDIAADPANLNPLFAHPDAASVEAQLARLVFEPFIDVDEHGHLVPALLSVIPTLQNGGLSRDGRTIVYRLRPNVRWSDGVPVTSSDVLFTLQAIGNPHNPVRSREGYDRIASAYAVDAQTVVVRLKSAWAPAVVSFFTVGASSQFVLPAHLLIHENSLERSSFNDHPIGNGPYLFVSWQRGERLEYVSNPRYWRGEPATKRLNVGIVPDPGTNLTLLQSGSIDWNLIAPDQQAIVEHQPYITFRYVPLALVAGIVINTTHPPLDDVRVRRALAASINRQAISQKITFGRYPVIDTIQPLYSWARDPSVHEPAYDPIAADRMFDEAGWLRGRDGMREKDGKKLALVYVQFPETRTGVAAATFIQAELRIRGIDVTIKSISNAQLFLPQTGILASGKFDLAYVPFPVGVDPDDSFLFRCNGVANYARWCDAHVDGLEQEALINVSVARRKVIYAQIERAVADAVPIIYLFNPSYVYAYDKRLAGFAPSAFSPTWNAAGWRLTK
- a CDS encoding isocitrate lyase/phosphoenolpyruvate mutase family protein, which encodes MNAYETFLQLHHGKEAFVMPNAWDGASAALLKRSGFLALGSTSAGIAFALGRQDGRHAVSLEEAIDNAKLLFRASGLPINGDLEDGFGPSPDDCVRTVQAAIDAGLGGVGIEDTTADPNAPIHGFDAAVARIRAAAKAAHGKIVLTGRTDNYLNGREDLDDTIRRLVAFAEAGADVLYAPALPDMDAIKKVIAAVAPKPVNVLIGPGTGIVPVSELSAASVKRISLGGALYRVAMSALVDSAKAMLAGNLKPATTGIPFGEISALFPNR
- a CDS encoding Lrp/AsnC family transcriptional regulator, whose product is MISTALFGNSELDELDVRLLDALQRNARSTYAELGQIVGLKPPAVHERVKRLETRGYVRGYGARLDGRLLGLELMAFIGCYSTPDANYDVLVADLAALPEVCEVHSVAGEESFIIKTVTRSTAHLDDLLGRLKRIAGVARTKTTVVLSTPFERGGIAVSVS
- a CDS encoding L-erythro-3,5-diaminohexanoate dehydrogenase; its protein translation is MIAAAPGVSKSCRYGTHRVLEPAGALPQAAWRLDNTPIARENEILCGVDALSIDSASFRQMREAAGDDPTKVGDAIIETVATRGKQHNPVTGSGGMFVGRVLDVGTNLADGCEVHVGDRIASLVSLTLTPLSLERIRNIDLKTARVDVDGRAILFACAHFARLPEDIPTGVALAVLDVAGAPAQVRRLAQPGSTVVVIGADGKSGLLACAQAKARAGSTGRVIGIAPDAESPGARLLRSLNLVDDFIEADARKPGSLLAVLPDRIPGLADLVVNCVNVPGTEQASILCARDEGTVYFFSMCTSFTAAALGAEGVGKDVTMIVGNGYTKGHAELALNTLRANRLLLDYFTETYGKSA